Proteins found in one Populus alba chromosome 14, ASM523922v2, whole genome shotgun sequence genomic segment:
- the LOC118041361 gene encoding protein transport protein Sec61 subunit beta: MAVGGTAPPRGSAAAAASMRRRRTTSGGASGGAAGTMLQFYTDDAPGLKISPNVVLVMSIGFIAFVAILHVVGKLYLVRRDA, translated from the coding sequence ATGGCGGTAGGTGGAACTGCTCCCCCTAGAGGAAGTGCAGCAGCAGCTGCAAGCATGCGAAGGAGGAGGACAACAAGTGGTGGAGCTTCAGGAGGAGCAGCTGGGACTATGCTTCAGTTCTATACTGATGATGCTCCTGGACTCAAGATCTCTCCAAATGTCGTGCTTGTTATGAGCATTGGTTTCATTGCTTTTGTTGCCATTCTCCATGTTGTTGGAAAGCTTTACCTTGTTCGTAGGGATGCTTAA